A window of the Phaseolus vulgaris cultivar G19833 chromosome 5, P. vulgaris v2.0, whole genome shotgun sequence genome harbors these coding sequences:
- the LOC137834344 gene encoding uncharacterized protein, which produces MWDTLEITHVGTNDVKRARNHALIQEYEMFRMQKGETIAEVPKRFTHIVIHLMSLGKMFEKEELNIKILKFLDKSWQPKVTAISKPKDLTSMTTASLFGKHREHELEMNRLNVQENEDKHVSNITLKVVGHKSCQDSSDDTEGETLCLLTRKFSKFLKKNCNKNQSSNRYNSKKLNDFNSNKYTNFGCGEQGHIKVDCPNNESKERVASKKGEKKGKAEKAYIAWEDNEVSSSSSSSRENLS; this is translated from the coding sequence atgtgggatactctagaaATCACTCATGTAGGAACAAATGACGTGAAGAGAGCAAGGAatcatgctctcatccaagaatatgagatgtttagaatgcagAAAGGGGAGACAATTGCTGAGGTACCAAAGAGGTTTACCCATATTGTCATTCACCTTATGAGTCTTGGGAAGATGTTTGAaaaagaggaactcaacatTAAAATCCTCAAGTTCCTAGACAAATCTTGGCAGCCCAAGGTCACTGCTATCTCTAAGCCTAAGGATTTGACCTCTATGACCACTGCCTCACTGTTTGGGAAGCatagagaacatgagttagagatgaatagactgaATGTTCAAGAAAATGAGGATAAGCATGTGAGCAACATTACCTTGAAGGTTGTTGGACACAAAAGCTGTCAAGACTCAAGTGATGATACTGAAGGAGAAACACTATGCTTGCTGACCaggaaattcagcaaattcttgaagaaaaaCTGCAACAAGAATCAATCTTCCAACAGGTATAATAGCAAGAAACTAaatgatttcaattctaacaaatataccaactttggttgtggtgaacagggACACATTAAAGTTGATTGCCCCAATAATGAGAGCAAAGAAAGAGTAGCAAGCAAGAAGGGTGAAAAGAAAGGCAAAGCTGAGAAagcctacattgcttgggaAGATAATGAAGTTTCTTCCTCTAGTTCATCTTCAAGGGAGAATCTGTCATGA